One genomic window of Chelonia mydas isolate rCheMyd1 chromosome 27, rCheMyd1.pri.v2, whole genome shotgun sequence includes the following:
- the HIGD1B gene encoding HIG1 domain family member 1B, which yields MVMDESQWVPEREGTVSTKLLQKAGAAPFVPVGIGGFALVVAYGLYRLKARGKMKMSVHLIHTRMAAQACVVGAITLGATYTVYKDYLLKPAADRAQK from the exons ATGGTTATGGATGAAAGCCAGTGGGTCCCTGAGCGTGAAGGCACCGTCTCCACCAAGCTCCTGCAGAAGGCGGGTGCGGCCCCGTTCGTGCCCGTTG GCATTGGGGGCTTTGCCCTTGTGGTCGCTTATGGCCTCTACAGACTGAAGGCCAGAGGAAAGATGAAGATGTCCGTGCACCTGATCCACACCCGCATGGCTGCCCAAGCCTGCGTGGTTGGAGCCATCACGCTGG GAGCAACCTACACGGTGTACAAAGACTACCTGCTGAAACCGGCTGCGGACAGAGCCCAGAAATAg